In Pongo pygmaeus isolate AG05252 chromosome 13, NHGRI_mPonPyg2-v2.0_pri, whole genome shotgun sequence, one genomic interval encodes:
- the SNAPC4 gene encoding snRNA-activating protein complex subunit 4 produces MDVDAEREKITQEIKELERILDPSSSGSHVEISESSLESDSEADSPASEDLDPADPRISEEERWGEVSNDEDDPKDKTLPEDPETCLQLNMVYQEVIQEKLAEANLLLAQNREQQEELMRDLAGSKGAKVKDGKSLPPSTYMGHFMKPYFKDRVTGVGPPANEDTREKAAQGIKAFEELLVTKWKNWEKALLRKSVVSDRLQRLLQPKLLKLEYLHQKQSKVSSELERQALEKQAREAEKEIQDINQLPEEALLGNRLDSHDWEKISNINFEGSRGAEEIQKFWQNSEHPSINKQEWSREEEERLQAIAAAHGHLEWQKIAEELGTSRSAFQCLQKFQQRNKALKRKEWTEEEDRMLTQLVQEMRVGSHIPYRRIVYYMEGRDSMQLIYRWTKSLDPGLKKGYWAPEEDAKLLQAVAKYGEQDWFKIREEVPGRSDAQCRDRYLRRLHFSLKKGRWNLKEEEQLIELIEKYGVGHWAKIASELPHRSGSQCLSKWKIMTGKKQGLRRRRRRARHSIRWSSSSSSSSGSGSSGGGSSSSSSSSEEEEPEPEQAQAGEGDRAVLSPQYVVPDMDLWVPARQSTSQPWRGGAGAWLGGPAASLSPPKGSSASQGGSKEASTTAVAPGEETSPAQAPARAHGPVVRAAQASHSADTRPAGAEKQALEGGKRLLTVPVETMLRVLRANTAARSCTQKEQLRQSPLPTSSPGVSSGDSVARSHVQWLRHRATQSGQRRWRHALHRRLLNRRLLLAVTPWVGDIVLPCTQASQRPATVQTQADGLREQLQQARLASTPVFTLFTQLFQIDTAGCLEVVRERKALPPRLPQAGARDPPVHLLQASSSAQSTPGHLFPNVLAQEASKSASHKGSRRLASSRVERTLPQASPLAPTGPRPKPKTVSELLQEKRLQEARAREAVRGPVVLPSQLLVSSPVILQPPLPHTSHGCSAPGPTVSNVPLSGPGAPAAAKPGTSGSWQEAGTSAKDKRLSTMQALPLAPAFTEAEGTAPVASQAPALGPGQISVSCPESGLGQSQAPAASQKQGLPEAPPFLPAAPSLTPLPVQPLSLTHVGGPRVAASVPLSVTWVLTAQGLLPVPVPALVSLPGPPGTPGPAGLLATLLPPRTEAGAAQGPRAPALSSTWQPPANMNTEPEPSCRTDAPVPPTHAPSQSPAEVDGSVAFVPGEAQVAREIPELRTSSQADPPEAEPPWSRRLPALGGVIPASEPGGTPGSPSGTQEPRGPLGLEKLPLPQPGPEKGALDLEKPPLPQPGPEKGALDLEKPPLPQPGPEKGALDLGLLSQEGEVATQQWLGGQRGVRVPLLGSRLPYQPPALCSLRALSGLLLHKKALEHKATSLVAGGEAERPAGALQASLGLVRGQLQDNPAYLLLRARFLAAFTLPAFLATLAPHGVRTTLSAASRVGSESEDEDLLSELELADRDGQPGCTTATCPIQGAPDSGKCSASSCLDASKDLDDLDVLRTRHARHTRKRRRLV; encoded by the exons ATGGATGTAGATGCTGAAAGAGAGAAGATAACACAGGAGATCAAGGAGCTGGAAAGGATTTTGGATCCCAGCTCCTCGGGCTCCCACGTGGAGATCTCAGAATCAAGTCTCGAGTCAGATTCTGAAGCAG ATTCACCAGCTTCTGAGGACTTGGATCCTGCCGATCCCCGGATCTCG GAAGAAGAAAGGTGGGGCGAAGTCAGCAATGACGAGGACGACCCCAAGGATAAAACCCTCCCTGAAGACCCAGAGACCTGCCTGCAGCTGAACATGGTCTACCAGGAGGTCATCCAGGAGAAGCTGGCCGAGGCCAACCTGCTGCTGGCCCAGAACCGGGAGCAGCAG GAGGAACTCATGAGGGATCTGGCTGGATCCAAAGGCGCCAAGGTGAAAGATGGCAAGAGCCTGCCCCCAAGCACATACATGGGGCACTTCATGAAGCCATATTTCAAGGACAGGGTCACGGGCGTG GGGCCACCTGCCAACGAGGACACACGAGAGAAGGCTGCCCAGGGGATCAAGGCTTTCGAGGAGCTCCTTGTGACCAAAT GGAAAAACTGGGAAAAGGCCTTGCTCCGAAAGTCAGTGGTGAGCGACCGCCTGCAGCGATTGCTTCAGCCCAAGTTACTGAA GCTCGAATACTTGCACCAGAAGCAGAGCAAAGTCTCCAGTGAGCTGGAGAGGCAGGCCCTGGAGAAGCAGGCCAGGGAAGCTGAGAAGGAGATCCAGGACATCAA CCAGCTTCCAGAAGAGGCCTTGCTGGGAAACCGGCTGGACAGCCACGACTGGGAGAAGATTTCCAATATTAAC TTTGAAGGCAGCCGCGGTGCAGAGGAGATCCAGAAGTTCTGGCAGAACTCGGAGCACCCCAGCATCAACAAGCAGGagtggagcagggaggaggaggagcggcTGCAGGCAATCGCGGCTGCACACGGCCACCTGGAGTGGCAGAAGATTGCAGAGGAGCTGGGG ACCAGCCGCAGCGCCTTCCAGTGCCTGCAGAAATTCCAGCAGCGCAACAAAGCCCTGAAACGCAAGGAGTGGACAGAGGAGGAGGACCGCATGCTCACGCAGCTGGTGCAGGAGATGCGCGTCGGCAGCCACATCCCCTACCGCAGAA TTGTCTACTATATGGAAGGGAGAGACTCCATGCAGCTGATCTACCGATGGACCAAGAGCTTGGATCCTGGCCTGAAGAAGGGGTACTGGGCCCCGGAGGAAGATGCT AAGTTGCTTCAAGCTGTTGCCAAATACGGGGAGCAGGATTGGTTTAAAATCCGGGAAGAGGTGCCAGGTAGGAGCGATGCCCAGTGCCGAGATCG GTATCTCAGGAGATTACATTTCAGCTTGAAAAAGGGACGGTGGAATTTAAAAGAAGAGGAACAGTTAAttgaattaatagaaaaatatggtGTTG GTCACTGGGCAAAAATAGCTTCTGAGCTGCCCCATCGGTCTGGCTCCCAGTGTCTGAGCAAGTGGAAGATCATGACGGGG AAGAAGCAGGGTCTCCGGAGGCGGCGGCGGAGGGCCCGTCACAGCATCCGGTGGAGctctagcagcagcagcagcagtggcagtggcagcagcggagggggcagcagcagcagcagcagtagcagtgaggaggaggagccagagccagagcagGCGCAGGCCGGGGAGGGTGACAGAGCAGTGCTGTCCCCACAGTACGTGGTCCCGGACATGGATCTGTGGGTTCCTGCCAGGCAGAGCACCAGCCAGCCATGGAGAGGAGGGGCAGGGGCCTGGCTGGGAGGCCCTGCTGCCTCCCTCAGCCCTCCCAAGGGGTCCAGTGCCAGCCAGGGTGGCAGCAAGGAAGCTTCCACCACAGCCGTGGCTCCTGGAGAGGAGACAAGTCCGGCGCAGGCCCCTGCCAGGGCCCATGGCCCTGTCGTGAGAGCTGCCCAGGCCTCCCACTCAGCAGACACTCGCCCGGCGGGCGCAGAGAAGCAGGCCCTCGAG GGTGGGAAGCGTCTGCTGACAGTGCCTGTGGAGACCATGCTGAGGGTGCTCAGGGCCAACACGGCTGCTCGGAGCTGCACACAG AAAGAGCAGCTGAGGCAGTCACCACTGCCCACCTCATCCCCAGGGGTCAGCTCTGGTGACAGCGTGGCCCGATCCCATGTGCAGTGGCTACGGCACAGAGCCACCCAGAGTGGGCAGCGGCGCTGGAGACACGCTCTGCACCGGCGGCTCCTGAACCGCAGGCTGCTGCTGGCTGTGACCCCTTGGGTGGGGGACATTGTCCTGCCCTGCACACAGGCTTCCCAGAGACCCGCCACAGTGCAGACTCAAG CGGATGGCCTCAGGGAGCAGCTGCAGCAGGCCCGCCTGGCCAGCACCCCTGTGTTTACCCTGTTTACCCAG CTGTTCCAGATCGATACAGCCGGCTGCTTGGAGGTCGTCCGAGAGAGGAAggccctgccacccaggctgcccCAGGCTGGCGCTCGGGACCCACCAGTGCATCTTCTGCAG GCATCCTCAAGTGCCCAGAGCACCCCAG GCCACCTCTTCCCAAATGTGCTGGCTCAAGAAGCCTCAAAGAGTGCCAGCCACAAAGGGAGCCGAAGACTGGCGTCCAGCCGGGTGGAGCGCACCCTACCCCAGGCGTCCCCGCTGGCTCCAACCGGCCCCCGGCCCAAGCCCAAGACTGTATCGGAGCTGCTTCAGGAGAAGCGGCTTCAGGAGGCCCGTGCCAGGGAGGCCGTCCGGGGCCCGGTGGTGCTCCCGTCCCAGCTGCTGGTCTCCTCGCCTGTGATCCTCCAGCCCCCTCTACCACACACCTCACACGGCTGCTCAGCCCCGGGTCCCACCGTCTCAAATGTACCGCTCTCTGGGCCTGGGGCCCCCGCAGCAGCCAAGCCTGGCACTTCTGGCTCCTGGCAGGAGGCTGGGACTTCAGCCAAGGACAAGAGACTCTCCACCATGCAAGCCCTGCCCCTCGCTCCTGCCTTCACAGAGGCCGAGGGCACAGCCCCTGTTGCTTCCCAAGCCCCTGCCCTGGGCCCGGGCCAGATCTCTGTGAGCTGCCCCGAGAGTGGTCTCGGACAGTCTCAGGCCCCCGCTGCATCCCAGAAGCAAGGCCTGCCTGAGGCGCCACCCTTTCTCCCCGCAGCCCCCAGCCTCACCCCACTGCCCGTCCAGCCCCTCAGCCTGACACACGTAGGAGGGCCACGTGTGGCGGCCAGTGTCCCCCTGTCTGTCACCTGGGTGCTCACAGCCCAGGGGCTTCTCCCTGTTCCTGTGCCAGCTCTGGTGAGCCTTCCCGGGCCACCAGGGACCCCTGGCCCCGCAGGGCTGCTGGCTACTCTGCTGCCTCCCCGGACTGAGGCTGGGGCGGCCCAGGGCCCCAGGGCCCCGGCGTTGAGCAGCACTTGGCAGCCCCCAGCCAATATGAACACGGAACCGGAGCCTTCCTGCAGGACAGACGCCCCAGTCCCTCCCACACACGCCCCCTCCCAAAGTCCTGCAGAAGTGGATGGCAGTGTGGCCTTTGTCCCTGGAGAGGCCCAGGTGGCCAGGGAGATACCTGAGCTCAGGACGTCCTCCCAGGCTGACCCCCCTGAAGCAGAACCCCCTTGGTCCAGGAGGCTGCCAGCCCTCGGTGGTGTCATCCCAGCAAGTGAGCCAGGGGGGACACCAGGGTCCCCCTCAGGGACACAGGAGCCCAGGGGGCCTCTGGGCCTGGAGAagctgcccctgccccagcctgggcCTGAGAAGGGGGCCCTGGACCTGGAGAAgccacccctgccccagcctgggcCTGAGAAGGGGGCCCTAGACCTGGAGAAgccgcccctgccccagcctgggcCTGAGAAGGGGGCCCTGGACCTGGGCCTGCTGTCCCAGGAGGGCGAGGTGGCCACACAGCAGTGGCTGGGGGGCCAGCGGGGGGTGCGTGTGCCTCTTCTGGGAAGCAGACTGCCCTACCAGCCCCCGGCCCTGTGCAGCCTGCGAGCTCTGTCCGGCCTCCTGCTGCACAAGAAGGCCCTGGAGCACAAAGCCACCTCTCTGGTGGCTGGGGGCGAGGCTGAGCGGCCGGCTGGAGCGCTGCAAGCCTCACTGGGGCTGGTGCGGGGGCAGCTCCAGGACAACCCGGCCTACCTCCTGTTGCGGGCGCGGTTCCTGGCAGCCTTCACCCTCCCTGCGTTCCTGGCCACCCTGGCCCCCCATGGCGTCCGCACCACCCTCTCAGCAGCCTCGAGGGTGGGCTCCGAGAGTGAGGATGAAGACCTCCTGAGTGAGCTGGAACTCGCAGACAGGGACGGGCAGCCGGGCTGCACGACAGCCACATGCCCCATTCAG GGAGCCCCAGACTCCGGTAAatgctctgcctcctcctgcctgGATGCTTCTAAGGACCTTGACGACCTTGATGTGCTCAGAACCCGGCATGCCAGGCACACCCGGAAGCGGAGGCGGCTGGTGTGA